From Vicinamibacteria bacterium, a single genomic window includes:
- a CDS encoding ATP-binding protein, which produces MDRAVNRVVGGLRGRLLAGFVLVAVLPLLLLSLVVTGLISRSLEEASFGRLGRGLEAVRDRLAERRRWAEAQVAAVVDQDLPSARSPAEADRTLAEEIARRRDLPDLEIVDGRGLVVSSRHWPAGFGLEDRDGLFPGDPGLRLEKVAEGYGVAERLALVAERPASWRGATVTVRGGIFLDHDFLSDLSRLMGAEVALRDGLRQQWIAPSASPLLAWASPALGAGTGRVDLKGGTYRFVAAPLHPDLQLVVAAPGGPLDTALEQVRRLTLLLAGVALLAALAGGLVLSRRLALPIRELAQAAERVSRGDLEGTVPVRTRDEIGDLARAFNAMIDELGASRERLAQAERVAAWREMARRLAHELKKPLFPIQLSIETLQRSLERDAAGGSREGAAFADLFRDSSQTILHELRALRAIIEEFDQFARLPRPQRQLVDLNRLVDQVLALYQARAAGVRLERDTPALPPISADPDLLSRALGNLVANALEAMPAGGTLGIRSRARPGGVALEVRDSGPGLSEEQRARLFTPYYTTKPGGTGLGLAIAQGIVSDHGGRVEVKSEPGGGVAFTLLLPFPEKAEHL; this is translated from the coding sequence GTGGATCGAGCCGTGAACCGCGTGGTGGGGGGTCTGCGGGGTCGGCTGCTGGCCGGCTTCGTGCTCGTGGCCGTCCTACCCCTGCTCCTGCTCTCCCTCGTGGTCACGGGCCTCATCTCCCGCAGCCTGGAAGAGGCCTCCTTCGGCCGCCTGGGCCGAGGCCTCGAGGCCGTGCGGGACCGGCTCGCGGAGAGGCGTCGCTGGGCCGAGGCCCAGGTGGCGGCGGTGGTGGACCAGGACCTCCCCTCCGCCCGCTCCCCCGCGGAGGCCGACCGGACACTGGCGGAGGAGATCGCGCGCCGCCGTGACTTGCCGGACCTCGAGATCGTGGATGGCCGAGGGCTCGTGGTCTCCTCGCGCCACTGGCCGGCGGGCTTCGGCCTCGAGGACCGGGATGGGCTCTTCCCCGGCGACCCCGGGCTGCGGCTGGAGAAGGTGGCCGAGGGCTACGGGGTGGCCGAGCGCTTGGCCCTGGTCGCAGAGCGCCCCGCCTCCTGGCGGGGAGCGACGGTCACCGTGCGGGGAGGCATCTTTCTCGACCACGACTTCCTGTCCGACTTGTCGCGCCTCATGGGCGCGGAGGTGGCCCTGCGCGACGGGCTGCGCCAGCAGTGGATCGCGCCCTCCGCTTCGCCCCTGCTGGCCTGGGCATCCCCCGCCTTGGGCGCGGGGACGGGCCGGGTCGACCTCAAAGGGGGCACCTACCGCTTTGTGGCGGCGCCGCTGCATCCCGACCTCCAACTGGTGGTGGCCGCGCCCGGCGGGCCCCTGGACACCGCCCTGGAGCAGGTCCGCCGCCTCACCCTTCTCCTCGCGGGGGTGGCCCTTCTGGCCGCCCTCGCCGGTGGCCTCGTGCTCTCCCGCCGCCTGGCCTTGCCCATCCGCGAACTCGCCCAGGCCGCGGAGCGCGTGTCGCGGGGGGACCTGGAGGGCACGGTGCCCGTCCGTACCCGCGACGAGATCGGTGACTTGGCCCGAGCCTTCAACGCCATGATCGACGAGCTCGGCGCCTCGCGGGAGCGGCTGGCCCAGGCGGAGCGGGTGGCGGCCTGGCGGGAGATGGCGCGGCGCCTGGCCCACGAGCTCAAGAAGCCGCTCTTCCCCATCCAGCTCTCCATCGAGACCCTGCAACGCTCCCTCGAGCGCGATGCGGCGGGCGGGTCGCGCGAGGGAGCCGCCTTCGCCGACCTCTTCCGCGACTCGAGCCAGACCATCCTCCACGAGCTCCGCGCGCTGCGGGCGATCATCGAGGAGTTCGACCAGTTCGCGCGCCTGCCCCGGCCCCAGCGGCAGCTCGTGGACCTCAACCGTCTCGTGGACCAGGTCCTCGCCCTCTACCAGGCGCGGGCGGCGGGGGTGCGCCTCGAGCGGGATACCCCGGCGTTGCCCCCCATCTCCGCCGACCCCGACCTGCTGTCCCGCGCCCTCGGGAATCTGGTGGCCAACGCCCTCGAGGCCATGCCCGCGGGAGGCACCCTCGGCATTCGGAGCCGCGCGCGCCCGGGGGGAGTGGCGCTTGAAGTGCGGGACAGCGGACCGGGCCTGAGCGAGGAGCAGCGAGCGCGGCTCTTCACGCCCTACTACACGACCAAGCCGGGTGGCACCGGCCTGGGCCTGGCCATCGCTCAGGGTATCGTCTCCGACCACGGGGGGCGGG